GTCCCCTGGGGCCCTGCTCCATCCCCCGGGCCAGGCCGATGAAGCGCTGATCGAAGCGCGTCGGTGCTGGCGCGTCGGCCCGCCGGCGCCAGAGCTCAATGGAGCGCCCCTCGTTCCAGGACCAGCGGCTCAACCGTTCGAAGCGGCCGTCGCTGCGCACCTGGCGGCTCAGCTGGCGGGACACCTCCCGGTGGGTGCCCTGGTCACCGGTGGCCAGCACCAGCCATTCCGCCTCGCGCAGCACCAAGGGATGGTCCTGCGCCCGTTTGCCGATTTCTCGTCCCACGATTTCGCCACCGCCGCTGCGGCCGAACACCGTGACGTTGCTCTGATTGAAGTCACCGGTCGTCGGAATCACGATCACCGTGGTGGGGGCGGTGCCCACCCGTTGGCGCAGGACGCGGATCAGTTCCGCCATCGGGAAGGGCGGTTTGCGCTCCAGAGCTTCAGCTCGCTCTGCGGCGGTGGTGGTGGCGCCGCCGATCAGCCCAAGGCCCAGCATGGCCAGGGCGGCCTTGCGCCCCCAGCGGGCGCGGAACCAGAGGAGCAGGACCCACCAGCCCCGGGCCAGCAGCAGCACCAGCAGGGGCAGCACCGGCGCGATGTAGCGGGGGTCCTTGTTGGGGCTCAAGGTCGTGAACAGCCAGCCGCTGAAGGCGCAGCCGATCAACCAGCTCCAGTCCCAACCTTGGCCGGTTTCCGGGGCGCTGGGCTGAAGGTGTTTCCTCCAGGAACTGGTCGCCGCCGCCAGACCTCCGACCAGCCCTGGTAAGCCATTCATGAGTCCCAGCTGTTCGGGCCAAAGCCTGAGGTACCAGAGCAGGCTGGCCAGACTGAACGCTGGCGGATCTCCTTCCTGGGCGGCGGACTCCAGCACCGCCCTGTTGGTGCCACCGATCGTGGTGATCCAGTTGTGCTGCAGCCAGGGAAGAATCAGGGCGAGCACCAACCCCAAAGCGGCCAGAACCTGCAGTCGCCGTTGAGGTCGACCCAGGCCCATGGCTGCGGCCCAGAGTGCGGGGAGGAGCACCACCAATAGTGCGCTCTGCTTCACCAGCACGGCGGCCGCCAGCGCCAGGGCGGCCGCGCCCGCCTGTCCCCAGCTGCCGCCGCGGGGATCGGGTGCCGCCCAGCGTCCGAGCAGCCAGAGGGCCAGT
Above is a genomic segment from Cyanobium sp. ATX 6F1 containing:
- a CDS encoding glycosyltransferase family 39 protein; this translates as MDHGRALGLLPGGGWQGWQALLDLSPKIPPLASLLNGTVIALAGDSPDQASWALAIWQGLLLVVVACWGRQLVSPGFGLLAAALTSTTPALVALRVDFTLDLPLAATSALALWLLGRWAAPDPRGGSWGQAGAAALALAAAVLVKQSALLVVLLPALWAAAMGLGRPQRRLQVLAALGLVLALILPWLQHNWITTIGGTNRAVLESAAQEGDPPAFSLASLLWYLRLWPEQLGLMNGLPGLVGGLAAATSSWRKHLQPSAPETGQGWDWSWLIGCAFSGWLFTTLSPNKDPRYIAPVLPLLVLLLARGWWVLLLWFRARWGRKAALAMLGLGLIGGATTTAAERAEALERKPPFPMAELIRVLRQRVGTAPTTVIVIPTTGDFNQSNVTVFGRSGGGEIVGREIGKRAQDHPLVLREAEWLVLATGDQGTHREVSRQLSRQVRSDGRFERLSRWSWNEGRSIELWRRRADAPAPTRFDQRFIGLARGMEQGPRGLAAVFASIGPEHQLDGHFRYQERVARWANEKLRINPDDRDALWSLALLGVLQNRPMVASQWFSRLETLEPANPWPAAYHSVVLLADWRAPQAAAVAQAAQNRHDEPVLKGLADLAVSLSGNLTRIPALRSSLPAAVDAVQGQLSNPPAPSQ